ctacGTGACAGCAAGGTCCTTATTCTCCCTCATCCTGATTACCTGAGGAATCTATTTGTCAAGGCcatcactgtacatacatctacgtgacagcaaggtccttattctccctcatcctgattacctaaggaagcttaatgtatctggtgcaaagtctgtgtgtaatggaaattcacatgagctcttttcaaggaaaaattttgcaacactaaaaagtgaagaaaaaattgtaaatgtgctgcttgatgagatacatgtaaataaaggcctctcatataaaggaggtaaagtttatggtgcttctgttaactctagtgaacctgcaacaacagttcgggcttttatgatttcatcaattttttcgaaaaacaaacatgttgctgctTTGTACCCAGTCTGTAATCTGACAGCACAGACACTTCTTGAATTGACGCAAAAAGTTTTGGCGTTCCTCCATGATATAGGATACATTGTCGTATCATTAATCTCTGATAACAACAGGGTTAACAGAAATATGGTCGAGAAAATGTGTGATGGAAAtcttgcctcctccattccaaatccatatgatttgactgtgccacttttcttcctttttgattcagttcatttactgaaaagcatgcgaaataattggttaaatcagaaaaataccgttcaaacttttgtaataccttcaccttctaattctcaaattcaggaaaatgcaaatcttctgtcactgaaagaactctacacaaaagaacgtgatcaatatgttaaactagcgccaggtttgtcagagaaagttcttttccctactaatttggaaagacagaatgtgcagtttgttgtcagactgtttgatgaaaagaatgtagctgcattgaaaacaatgaatacttttgatgtgtcaggtactattaatttcttggaacaaataatatcctggtagcatattgtaaatgtgaaaatTCCAAACAAAGGCGTCCACCTACGTCAGAAAGAATGTGACCCCATTAAGCAAGATTCATCTTCAGatccaaacttgatatttctcagtaaatttgatCACTTGCTTGGTGCTTGGGAAAAGTTGGATATGCCTCACCATggaaggaatggtagattgtcaagagaaacatattttgctctcaggcacactacatcaacattgataaaattatgttaTTATTTGTTGAAGCACAataactttcattatgtattactggggaaatttaaacagataagctagaaagtagatttggacagtataggaagatgagtggtacaaattataatgtagctgttgctcaagtaatggagtctgaaaagaaactaaaaactatgaatgttctttccatggcttcgtcgaagtctggtccattaaccatctttgagttaaattcctctccatgtgaacttgactctaagtgtgattctgtcgattgtttagagaaattcaaggaggctgaggaatatgtggatgaagaaggcttgtcaaaggaagatgaaaatgttatgatttatattGCAGGTTACGTTGCTCACAGCACTAAAACAAAGCTAAAATGTCAATTATGTTTAAGTAGATATTTCTGACAATTGTAAACATCTCAAAATCCCTGACAGAGGTGGCTTGAAATGGCCAACAGATTTTACACTTTCACTTTGTATTTCCACTTACCAAGTATTTCAATCTATCATTGgtaatttcaagaacgattttctgcaatgcaattatcaaagagaggttcttgttaagctagctttgaattttcaggtaaagtcttttaatgtaaatgaatgttgctcatgtggtagatcagtaagtacactacttaggatgtgtatctatattgagacggcagtgatTCAACCCAGTTAGCTTTCCAGTTTTGCCATGTGTTGAATGACATTCTCAGCGTTCAGCTCAATTAAATTCCTCAAACTTAGCATAATTAGCTTTCCAAAATTATCTCCCCACCAATTTTCACCCCAGGAATTTTTCATCCCACTATTGTATGAATTAGTAAATAAAACTGTTGTTTGGTCAACAAAAAGAACAATTTCAAGTAAACAAACGATTGTCACTTAATTTCATGGCTGTttgctgcaaaaaagaaaaaagtgaagaaaaataaacacTATCAAGTTTAAGTTCTATTTTCTATTGACTCTAGTTAGTTCACTACTGTTGTCATAGCAAGTTTCTTGTTtatgaaagtaaatatattattcttTTCCACCCATGTCTCTCTCATACATCTCGTCGTCAAAAGGAAAAAGGAACGTGGTTGACACTGAAAATTACATATATGAAAGGGATAAAGACAATGTTACAAACACAAGAATTTATTTGGGGTGTGAAAAATTCTACAGTGGTTGTCATGCCCGTATTCACACGGACTATAATGCTGTATATAATTATACTTCAAACGGTTGGTAGATATACACATTCTTCATCTACTGCGGCAGTTTAGTGTCATAGAATAATTAATCCCAAGCAAGATTAAGTGAAGAACTCCGGTCCATCAGTGTCTAACAACTGAAGATGTTATTGAGGTCTTTGAAAATCTGATGACGACGACATTCCTGACGAATTTATATTGTAGTTTGAAACAAACTACATTGGAGTTAATCGTGGTAGGGGTTCTCTTCAGAGAAGAAGTGAGCGTCTCGTCCCCATCAAGATCTGGAATGTGAGAGAAAGAATTTTAGATAATATCCCCAGACCTAACAATGTCGTTGAAGGGTACCACAATGCTATTCAGTCCTCTGTAAATTCAGTATACCATAATCTATGGAAATTATGTGGAGATTTGGCAATGGGGGAAACAATGGTACAAGCGAAAATTGCCCATTTTAGGCGTGGGGACTCtgcaaaaaggaagaaaaaatatgaaGTTATTCATAAAAGGCTTAAAAAGTTGgtggataattataaaaaaaaaaaaaaaaatgactagtgTTGCTTATAACCTACATTCCTTTaagtcttgtaccaaccgtgtgtcacacgatcatacatagttcattttgtgtatatattatgcttgtatcttcgctcttccctcgcactaaaaagaaccaaaataaacatgtctgcttttctcctttgtaacagtgtctgtttttttacatgaaatttcttgttgctttgagatttgtatataaaggagagttttctataataaatttactcagttgctttcataaagtctttgagtcacaaccttttctcggccatcacattgatgaccccggaagttgactcgctcccactgccttccaccgtCCCCCGCctcgcccttccatcgttggtactatggcggactcaacggaagttggcgctgcggctgccccatttaaaactttcatcgttcgccagcagagaggtgtttgcttggtttcagcgcgcagaagtccagtttcgtatcaagggtgtgactcgctcaaccaccaaagcagattatgttctcgcagcgatacctgaggaaaccttcccggaaatatccgactggctttgtgaacaaggagacaccccaattgcatatgacgccctcaaaacatacctactgcagcagtattcgccgtcgccagccgcccgtatagcaaagctttttcagctctcgcaacaactgttgggggaccaaagg
The window above is part of the Palaemon carinicauda isolate YSFRI2023 chromosome 11, ASM3689809v2, whole genome shotgun sequence genome. Proteins encoded here:
- the LOC137649707 gene encoding uncharacterized protein gives rise to the protein MFCKEKVAYSCDFLVWAYSVYLSRPSLYIHLRDSKVLILPHPDYLRKLNVSGAKSVCNGNSHELFSRKNFATLKSEEKIVNVLLDEIHVNKGLSYKGGKVYGASVNSSEPATTVRAFMISSIFSKNKHVAALYPVCNLTAQTLLELTQKVLAFLHDIGYIVVSLISDNNRVNRNMVEKMCDGNLASSIPNPYDLTVPLFFLFDSVHLLKSMRNNWLNQKNTVQTFVIPSPSNSQIQENANLLSLKELYTKERDQYVKLAPGLSEKVLFPTNLERQNVQFVVRLFDEKNVAALKTMNTFDVSGTINFLEQIISW